The genomic DNA CCTGGATAATATCATAATTGTGTATACAGGGATATTAATAATCAGGTTTCTCTCTGTTCCATGTAAACATCGTCTCCTGAATGAGatcaaaaccaggaaaagactgAAGTCTGCATGTGAAAACATTCATTGAAAATGTgtcataatgtttttttgttttttttttgcagtggtgAAGGATGTTGTCCTGATTGGGCAGCACACTTGTCCTAGAAATGCGATGAAGGAGATTAACGAACTGTATTCTGTCTTCAAAGGAATTTACAAGAAGTGGAAGACTGATGTAGGTTAAACcgcatcatcatcgtcatcatcattttttaaactaattttgGTCCTTTTTGTAGCTATATCTTGGTCAGAGTTCCTCAGCTTAGCCGCCTCATGTTGGTTTCTCTCTACGTAGCCTATGATTAGATTTGTGAGTAATTTCAATTTGTTGAACTTTCCTTTTTGCTTCCTTTCATTCATCCAGAATGTAATAATCTTAGGGGACCTCAATGCCGGCTGCAGCTACGTTACCATCAAGGGCTGGAGAGCTGTGCGCTTGAGGAGCGACCCCACATTTCGCTGGCTAATTGGAGATGAGCAAGACACTACTGTCCGTGAGAAGACGCACTGTGCCTACGACAGGTCTGTGACTGCTAAATACTGAAAAGTCACAGAAGTAGTACTCAACAATTACTTGCATGTGAACTCTCTATAATGATATGATTATTATAAGTGCTTTCTGCAGCAGGGTTATGCCTTACAATATGTTTCCCTTACATGTTCAAACAGAATCATTGTCCATGGACGTGAGATTATTTCCAGTATAGTGCCAGGTTCAGCTCAACCGTTCAACTTTAAAGACAACTTCCACTTAACAGAGGAGGAGGTAAATATTTATGCGCCCTgtgttttaaggaagaacatttatttatttataatacattattcattcaaaaataaaaatgatgcccttaaaaggatggattttcctaaattctttttaattaaggccttaaaatcaagttccaaaaaatgtttttttgttcctctttttaatcaactctagcctgggtgtgtaaactctctctctctctctctctctctcgcattTTTAGGCTCTTGAGGTGAGTGATCATTTTCCTGTTGAAGTTGACCTGAAGCCCAATCACCGCTACCTCCTACGCAATGAGCTGTAGGACGACCATCAACAAACCCGGAAGTCTTGATTTTTAACTGTAATTCGACTGGATTTTAGttctcaaaataaaagttaaattcCCAACAGAATATTCACTGATAACAATTGTTCTTTTATAATGACTCAAACTCATCATCAAAGTGGCACTGCACTCAGCTCAGTTATATAAGACACCAATAAACACGAGTTGTTTCAAAAATAAGGAACTGCATGTTCGGCTGCTGGAGTTTATACTGTGCATCGAAAAACCAAAACCACATCAAAGGTGACATCATTTCATGAGCTCATGAAGGTGAGTTCCTGcagcaacacaaaacaaaaaaaataacttttgggATTTCACTTttcagagacttttttttttacacatgatTATCTTCGGTTTTATGGTAAGGTTTACACAATGTTGACATTTGTAGTTACATATATATGTAACCAAATATATTAGTTTTGATCTGTAATTTATGCTGTAATTTAAGTAACGTTTTTTTGACAGGAAGCCACTTGCAGCAACAACAGATGAGAGTTACTTTGCGCTCTCTTCCTTTCTGAGAAGAGATTATCTGTGGCAATGCAGTAATGTTTGTCTTGGTATAACTTCTGCTATATAAACGCTGGTTTTCCCTCTTCGAAAAGATGGAACACAGTTTTGCAGATCTACTCAGCAATGCTTTTTCAGGTAAGAAATATGTCTTGttatatttattacttttttctttcttttactatTTACTAGCAgtctttaatttttaaacaatGGTGTTGTTACAGAAACAACTGTTACCTCATTTCCTGACGGAGATTTGGACTTTGAGAATTTAAATTTTGATGAAAAATGCGAGGAAGACAAAACTGACACCTCTCACGAAAACTTGCTTACAAAGGAAGACGAAGCTCTTCAACAGGAAGCCACTGGTCCACCTGCAGTTTTGTCTGGCATGAAATCTAGAGATACGTATGTGGCTGAAAATGTTGATGAAAAGCAGTCTGATGATAAAAGTGATGAGGAAGATTTTGAAGGTGCAGAGTTAACGAGCAGGACCAACACACTGGTGCAGGATTACACAAGCTCAGAGTCTGAACAGGAAGGCTCTGTCTCtggagaagatgaagaggatgaGGATATGGGAACAGGAGAAAGACCAGGGGATTTGCCGAGGCTGATTCACTGCCGCGACGAGTTTTGCAATGGTAATAAAGAGGACAGGGTCTTTAGTGAGGGACAACCTCTGGCCCCAGAGGGTGCTGAAAACCCTCAAGTTAGAAATGAGGAGCAAGGTGAGGGTGAGAGTGATGAGGAGGAGTCCTATTTTGAGAGAGTCCCTAAACGTGGCAGTGAGATGATGATAAAAGGTGACAGGATTGAAGAGGATAAGCAAGAGAGGGACAAAGAAAATAAGGAAGAAGAGGCGTGTGCTTCTGAGTGTGAGGGCATGAAAATCGCTCTGTGCTTTGAGCAGAAGCATGAAAGTCCTTGCAGAGATGGCCCGGGGAAAGCCAGTTTGGAGTTCCCAGAAATATCAGTGCAAAATCTACAGGATCTTATTGCTGAAGTTGATAGTGAGGATTATGGAGAGAGAATGAAGGATTTCTCAGGGAACGAGCACCAAGACGCAGGTGAGAGCTTTGCAGATTATCCCTCAGACTTGTCTTCTTGTGAATATGTAGAAGATGGAGCAAGAAATCCAGAGAGTAATCACCAGTCGAACGCCTTGGCTTGTGCATTCAAAAGCGGTTCAGTTGCAAAGCAGAACACCTGTCTGGAAAGAGCTGTGACACATCCGACAGGGATGCTAAAAGCTGAGGACACTGCTGAGGAGGGATTTGGGAATCTGTCCAGCAGAGATTTAGAGGTGGATGCTGTTGAGTTCAGGAGCTTGGATGTGGCAGCTGGAGAAAAAGAGATTGTGGAGAATGTATCGGGCGATGCAGCTGTAACAGGGGTTGATGATGGAGGTGAGACAGGTGAGAGTGATGCCTACATCTCCAGTGATGATGAGGACCAAGAAATGAGGAGTAATGAGGAAATAACTAATAGTACACAAGATCTTGAAAGCAACCAGGAACGGATGGAGACTCGCGGCGGGAGCAGTGCAACGTTTTCTGACGATGATGACGACAACAGAGTGAATCCAACCGATTTCAACATAAATTGGAATATAGACGTGTTGACAACTGACACCCTTTGGTCTGAAGACCTGTTAACCACAGAGGACACAGACAAAGCGGAAACATCGCCTTCAGATGAGACTCAGCGTCCTCCAGAAGACGTCAACAGCTACTCAACAACAACGAGCCCCTCTAACCAGGGATCCCTGGATGATAGTTTCTTCTTCAACACTGAACCTGAAGCCTCTAGGGTCTACGAGCTGGGACAGTTGGGAGACGACGAGTATGAAGAGGAGAGAAACTGGGAACAGGAGCAAGAGAGAATTAAGGCTTTCTATGAGTTTTATGATGACAGCAACGAAGACAATGAAAGAGAAGGTAAGTCAAGATGATGATTGGTATAATCTTTATATGGAATAACATTTCCAAACAACTCGTCAGTTTCCATTTGTGCATTTTTATAGGGAGGCagataaaagttcagttttGTGCAGATCCATTGTCTCAAGTCATTCACTATGAAACTGACAGGTGAGCCAACTTTCTAGTATGTACTCAACTTTTTTCCCTCTTCAACTACAAACTAAGACAGATTTAAACGCCAGATCTAAACGAAAAACAACTGTGTCTGCTTCCTCGTTTCTCAGCAGTGACAGAGACTCAGTCAGCAGTTCCACTGAAGGGGAGGAGGACCCGAGTTCTGCAGAAACATCTGAGGTTTGCATGTGGACGCACATAAgcacacatgaaaacacatccacatGAATACATATGCTTGATTTCTTTTGCTAGACTGCTTTGTCTTTCTCCAGGAATGGAGGGAGCCTGACGACACCACTCAATTGACACCGGCTTGTGATCCCCCGAACACTCAGCTACCAGAGAACGTGGCAGATATCggcaacacacacatttgtagcaagaaacacaaagtgctttactcGTTGGCCTTTACTGAACATTCACTTTGTTCATGTGCTACTGAattgtttgtttacatttccCTCTCTGTCCTGTCCTTTGTTCCCACAGTGTTTCAACATGCTGAAGCTGACACTGAAGATGGGTCTGGTGATACTGACGGGACTGCTGATGTTCTGGTTTGCCACAGACCAAGCGGGCTGGCTCAGCCACGTGTCGTTCTTTTAGGTGAAAGCCTAATTGTAGTCCTTAAAGCTTGTTCACATTCTTACGGGTAATGAAAGAAAAATCCAAGATGACAATATTGTCTTGTTCAAATGCGAAGTAAAGTGATTCAAACGTGTATTCTGTTGTCTGTAACATGCAATGGTGTGCTTAATAAAGAGGGTAAAAATCtggcttgtttttatttcttaaaatcaaTCACGACCAGCTGTGGAGCCAGATACTTGGCAGATAAAAGTTTTTACAAACACAATCAAACCCTTCAAAAGATACAATACATTGTTACAGATTAAACTATGCAACTATGCATAACATTATGTAAAGTGGTTGAAGTTAGTTGTtgtttgcttgttgtttttaatgtatcaGTAGAAATAATCAAAGCAATATATGACACGGACACTCTGAAAAGGGACATTCGGCTTAatgacttattttatttttgatatgtTATGAAGGGTTACATTTAAATTTTGGTGTCActagttttacttaagtaggctaaaggatctgaatacttcgtCCGCCACTGAGTAATATGACAAAATGAGTGTTACATTAATATGAGCATTAGCTTCACCATTAGCATTGGCAAACATCATAGACTGTATGAtgattaataatatacagtacagtctCTGTAGTAAACATATATTAATAGCATTAGCCAGCTGGTGGCGCTGCTTCATtgctgaaaagaaaacagactaGAAAGcattgaagaagaagaatatgtCAAACGGAAAACGGAAATGATGTATCATTAACGGAAGGCGCAAATGTTTTACTCACTAGGGTCAACAAGGGAGGGCGGGGTTTACTCTCTCCATGCTTCACAACTCCCGTTCGACTGCACAGAGGACCGTCCCTACCGCCCGCGCGACGAAACGAGCTCCCGGTGGGAGGAGTTGCTCTGTTTTTCTATGGTTTTTCGCCACCGAAACTAACAGCTCAACtgaaacaagaacacacacaaaaaatcaaCACCTAATCCACACGAATAAATCAAGTCCCAAACATGTCTTCGCTAAGAAGTAAATCTGCGCAGGACATTAGCGACCTGCTGGATGAATACGGGATAAAGCACGGGCCTGTGGTCGGTGAGTGGCTCGGATTCAATGTTCAATTCCCCCCCGTTTTTAAATCAACGTTCACGCCAGCTATTTATCTTCACAGGCCTCACCCTACCTGTGTAAAGTTACTAACTACTCCAGTAGTAGCTAGTTGTTGAATTTCCATGTACACTTGCTCATTATGTCTCAACTATACGTTGCGTGTAACTTTCATTGTTCCCAGACTCCACCAGAAGTCTGTATGAGAGGAAGCTAAAAGAGGCCATGGCTAAAGGGAAGAAAGGAAAAGCATCACCTGACAAAACCTACTACAGAGAAGAGGGTAACTGTTGTATATTCATTTAACATCTACACTCAGAACAGCATCAAGCTTTACTTTAATACATATAAGCAGTCCACAGGAGTGCCCGAACTTATGTCATTTTACATGCCTCAGCGTTTCCAGGTACAAGTGGTTTACATTTTCACCAGAagattaaccctcctgttgtcctcaagtcAGATTTGACTCCAAAAAGTTTTCATATCAGAAATTTGAGTTTCTTTTAACCTAATTTTACAAAAGAATAACACTGATGGTTCCCTATGCTCTCcacaagtaaaacaaataatcagttcactactttcattgaatttgggtgttttatttaattttatagcatttgaagaaaacatttgataaaagaacgttgaaagaagtgacaaaaaacgtagataaaactgacaaaaacgtttgggaaaagcaacaaaagggTCAGAAAAGATGaccaaaacattgaaatataagaaaaagttaCCTAGTCTACgggaagacagcacaagggttaaatgggACATTGCCCCAGTCTTAAGTGTGGTCAAAATGAACCAAGATATTCTGACTTTAAGTTCCTTAATGGGACATACCtggttaaataattaaataaagcaTTGGATActacacttcccataatgcagCTACCAGAGGATCAAGTCAAAAATAAGATCATCAGGGCTAATTTTGATTAGGGGTGTAACGAGACGAGACATCCTGCTCACGAGATTGAGACAAGATTTTTGATATTAACATTATACTCCTGTAAGGCAGGAAAAACGTGGTAAATCTACATTTATAACTGTAATATTTAGCCATTACAACTTTATTGTTGCAAACTAATTCTAAAGTTGTATTTGTTATATGATAAAATAAAGCCAAGCAAAACTGGAAACATCTGTACTGTTATTGTGTTTAAATTAACAAGAGAGCATGTGGATCAAGTGATTTACCGCTAACTGGATGAGTAAAGGGCAGCAAAATATACTTGGATGGCAATTACTGTACTTGTGTGGGCTACTTAAGTATTGCAAATGTGGTAATAGTGTGATTAAAATGTGCACTGGCACTGACACATcctgatgtttgtgttttaatttcagAGGAGGAAGTCACCTATGAATACAGGACACCTGTAAGTATTTCCGTCTatgctgtttttgtgtgtttttttccattactCTCCTAATAAATTAAGATAAATATTCGCCTTTTGTGCATCAACTacaatttgtttacaacaattGTATCAACAGTGGGAAAATCAATAACTCTATCTCAAAACCTATCATTATTATTGGCCCTGAAAATAGCTATCATAGTCAAATGTAATGTAGATCTACTGTTGCTGTGGGCTCCTAACTTTGTAGTTGCGTGGCCAGTGTGTGAGATATTTTGTCGCCTGATTTTAACAACCAAATAATTAAGTCAATTCCATTTATATCGCCCAAAATTACATCATGTGTATGAAATAGGACTTGATACTCATTTGTTTTCATAAGACGGGGCGTCTCATGGAAGAGCCAGAGATACAAATATGAATTAAACGTAACGTTAATTAAATGCAGTGACAGTTAAAGTTGTTGGGCATATTCTGTAGGtatgcatttttttatgttgtaaaaCTTTTTTGCAGGTCAGAAGTGACGGTGCAGGAGACAGGTCAGTTCTCTTGCAAATCCTCTGTTATGAGCTCCAAACATTCATTGACATTCTTCTATTTAAGTAAATCAAATTGGCAAAAACACATGAGTCTATAATTTggtaaggttttttttctggcCTGTCTAGTGGGTCTTACATGAGGTCAAGACCAGAGTGGAGTGAGAGGGAATTTGAACATGAGTAagttataattatataaatcATATGCAATAGTTGTTGTTGTCTCAGTTGGTGAGGAGTATATAGATAATGTACGTACTGTTTTATGTCACTCTCCACAGGACGTCCTATTCAAGCTACTTAAGGTCAAAGCCTGAATACAGAGGAAAGGATTTTGTTGACGAGTAAGTGTATTTATACAAAGTCAAATCTTGTCATTATATGTTATCAACTTCAACAATCTATTTAGGTTTAAATTTGCTAAATAgtttgtcacttcttttttttttacttcagtactgctgggcaatatatcgatataaaTCAATGTTGTCATGTGAGACTAGATGTCATCTTAGATGTTGGATGTCATAATATNNNNNNNNNNTTGTCTTTTACTGGCTtcacaggctgcattacagtaaaaagaTATGATTTTCTAAACATTTCAGACTGATTATTTATCATAAATCTCATTGCGTAAATATTTAgcgaaagcaccaattgtcaaccctacatgTCGTCGCAATATCGTTATCGAGGATATTTgatttctccatattgcccagctctacttgTACTTATAATTTTATGCTACTTCATGCGTCTACTCCATTACAGTTCAGAGGCACTGCACTGGTTTAGTTCGAAAGCTATATTTACTGGTTACTTAAAagattttacatacaaaatTTGAGCTTTTAAAATATGATTTagtgttttatatttatagttACATCAACCAACCACAACAGTAAAACTAGGTAGACATTGATGCATCAGTATCTAGGACGGCACTCGGGAAGTCGTTCTTCCACCTTGCTGTGTTCATGAGCTTTGTGTCGTGATGTGGAAACAAACAGTGCTCAGAGCATTTAAAGACATTGATAGCTGTTTCCAGTATTTGCATTACAAAGCTTAATTGTTGAGTTTAGAatgagtgttttttgtgttggggggggtgggggccaGCACAAGTTTCCTCGACCCCAAGGTGACAATTTCTCattttgtccaatcaacagtCGAGAAAGATATAAAATTTCCAATGGTTTAAACAATTCATTATCAATAGTCTTGCTGAAGATCTGTTGAGATGAGATTGATTAtcccatggggggggggggggggggggggggggggggggggcagacagCACCACCACAGTTATGTTCAATTGTGATTTAAGGTAACAAGAAATCTTGTCCCCTCAATGTTGTTTAACCAACATTTCAGTTGTTTGAACCAACGATAACGCCAGACTTACAGGTCAAAACAAGGTGACATTCAATGTTACTTTGTGATGGAGAATTTCAATTATGTACTGAAGCATACTTCATTTAATTCCCTTTCAGGCCCGCCATGTACGACACGCCATCCACTTACAGACACTCCTATTTGAACTCGACACCCATGAAATCTCAAGATGCTCCAAAGGCACCAAAGTCATCTCGCCTCATCCCATTGTGGGTTCAGTTTGCGTTCTTCTTGGCTGTGGCAGTCTTCCTTTACTTAGTTTTTTCCAATATGGAGACAAATGAATCCCTAAAAGGGATAGAATGATTTTATATgatttttaattcttttaaaagaatattcttctttatttttatttactttattcatTGAATGAATGTGTTTTCGTTAATGCCTTTATTTTAGGGATTGCTGATTTGGGCTTTATGCAATATGCTTTATGATTGCAGTTTATTTGCTTGCTTGTTTTTATATGTTAAGTTGTCACCCAGCTTCACTACAGCACCACTGCTAGACTAGATGAAGATGCCATTTTAAAGGGAAATATCACTCAAAAATACACAGAATCCTCCTTCCTCTTACCTGGACACTTTCAGTGGGATCTGTTGAAGTTTTGGAGATCATAATCAATGGCTCCTCCACAGCACAGTGCACCAACCCACGTTTGGCTTGCAGTACTAAATATAGGTCaagaaagtacatttaaaaagaagGGGGGATTCAAATGTTATGCCACAGTTGAGTAAATGCACAGATCTTAACAAATTAAGGTCAGTAGATTGTAATAAGATGTCTCATATTAAAGACATTTTGATGTTGACTGAGTTTTGTTTTGCACATGAAGCATCACAAGCCTCACCAATTCAGTGAATCAATTTGCATAGGAAGCTAACACTTACCTACATCAGTTCTTGACAGGCACTACCCATTAATCTAAAATTGGACTAATCTGTCGTTAAATATCAGACATTGTACAAATTTGAGATTCCATCAAGAAAATTTGTAAAATTCACCAGATCTTGAGCAACTTTTGGGACAGAATGCGTCTTTATTTCAAAACCAAACACCCGGACTCATGTTAGTGTATTAATCAATCTGCAGATCAGATGCAGATTTTTTCAGTGTTACAGTACCTGTTAAGGATGAGTCTATGATTCTGTGTATATTAATATGAAGATTGACCAAAACAATCTTACAACCAATGTTTACATTATCTTGGGGTACAATAATATTACAACTTCCTTTTATCAGAAATATCCATAATACAGTACAGTTGGGACAGTTTTCCGACCAGCTGTAATGCAAGTGCCTCAGCAGTTTTGTAAAATTATTGGGCTGTAATTCTTGATGTATTCAGTGTTAAGCAGTtgagaaaatgttttagttaatgtaaaaaaatgaaattgaaccGTTTCTACAAGCTGTATTGCTACgtttgtgctttttttgataGAGATATCAATTTGTACTACTTAATCCAACCTTTACATCCTGTAAAGTttaatgtgatgtgttttgtattGCTGTTACAACTCAAAAATATTAAGAGCTTGTATATGTAAACATTTTAAGTGCCACATAATTATCTCAAGAGCAACAATACATTTGAAACGTTTGaggttattaaaataaatatatatgcatTCTGTTAAAAGCGTTTTCCTCGTATGTAGTTTAATCTAACGCTGTAAATCAAACTACAGCACATGCAGAAATATTTCAAGattgtcaaacaaaaacacactgaacccagaagcaccaacaacagccacatTTTAATCAACTACAGTTTCTATTTACCAGTTTTTAGTGCGGTAATGTACATATTGTAAATTACATAAGATGCATAGTAGGGTtagatttaaaatacaaaaacattctAATCCTTAAGGATCATTGCTCCGTAGAAGAGAGTACATAAGCTAGAAGAGCCTAGCATTAGTGTTACCTggtaataaatacaaaacaatgttttataaaCATACACCGACCTGAGGGACCCACATCACAGTTTCCCCAGTTTAGCGTTTAGTTGCCGTTTTCCACTCCAAACATTTGGCGCCGTGGCAGTAGCCAAGTCCTAGTGAATCTGAAGTCTAGCTGGGACCAATACAGACTTTGAACTGGATATAGTTCATACTGTCAGTCTTCTGTGGCCAATTGTTCATATCTCACCATAATAAAAGGCTTAAAAGCCATGGTTTCCCAATAGTCACACTAGCCGGAAGTTTGGTATGATGTAGGTCTATGTTAGAGTCCAGTAAAAAACTGCCTCATCCAAACTCTACTGAACTTTTCCGAAGGTGTGGTGGATGACGGGCTGAGCCGTTTGGTTCTGTTGTCTCCTGGTTCCCACGATGGATGCTGTGTGAGCCCTCTGACTGTCCACTCACTCGTGATTCTGCTTGAAAGATGAAACAAAATGCTTTACTGTAATTCACTAGTGTGGCACTATCAAAAATATGGACGCAgatgaaaaattaaatattacagcgcctataaaaaaaaaaagtatttgcccCTCCTTAGaagttttaatgtattattcTTTCACAATATTGAATCAAAGTAGATttaatgtggattttttttgacactggtaaaaaaaaaagaaatgtcaagaTCAAAGTTATCAAACTTAAATGccaaaacaaaatatgtttcAAGTATTCACTCCTTTCATTAGGAGAAACCTGAATTATCACTGGTGACACTGGTTTTAGAAGACACATAATTAGTTAAATAAAGATCACCTATGTGTGCTAAAAGGTGTACGAATAATTTTTTGTAGGCCCTGTATGTGCAAGAATTGTGACTTAATACCTTTAGTGATCTGTTGCCTGAATACTCCATCATAGCTTGTTAATTGATAAGGCAACATAAGTGTTGTCCACACCTGTAAACAGAAGAACATATTACCCTGGATACACAGACGGGATattgtgtttataaaaaaaacatttctgtcaaAAGCTTAAAGGCCTCTGACGGAAAAAGGAACTTACAGGTTCTGGTCTCTCGTTCCAGTTCGGTGGGCTTCTTCTCCTTGTTACACAGCACCTTGGCCACGATGATTAAAACGATGACAGCTACAACAAATGTCAGGCCTGACACAAGCCAGCTGATCCCCATTGGACTCAGTACTGGATCTGGGTCTAAGGGTGAGAGGAGTTATATGTAACTTACACACAGGATGGGTTTTCATAGATGGGATTACGTCTATGGATACAAGTACAGTT from Etheostoma spectabile isolate EspeVRDwgs_2016 chromosome 7, UIUC_Espe_1.0, whole genome shotgun sequence includes the following:
- the dnase1l1l gene encoding deoxyribonuclease I-like 1-like isoform X3 codes for the protein MDLCWTEVNLLVKLPLKSFGESKANNKKVMGILLKILSRCDLCLVQEVRDSKGAAIQALVKDLNGRFDKSHSYSYVESERLGRKTYKEQYVYIYRNNVLTVKEHYQYPKPEGEGTNETDVFSREPFIVRFHSPTTLVKDVVLIGQHTCPRNAMKEINELYSVFKGIYKKWKTDNVIILGDLNAGCSYVTIKGWRAVRLRSDPTFRWLIGDEQDTTVREKTHCAYDRIIVHGREIISSIVPGSAQPFNFKDNFHLTEEEALEVSDHFPVEVDLKPNHRYLLRNEL
- the dnase1l1l gene encoding deoxyribonuclease I-like 1-like isoform X2, with the protein product MRTAVLLFVAGLCVLNVTSALKICAFNVQSFGESKANNKKVMGILLKILSRCDLCLVQEVRDSKGAAIQALVKDLNGFDKSHSYSYVESERLGRKTYKEQYVYIYRNNVLTVKEHYQYPKPEGEGTNETDVFSREPFIVRFHSPTTLVKDVVLIGQHTCPRNAMKEINELYSVFKGIYKKWKTDNVIILGDLNAGCSYVTIKGWRAVRLRSDPTFRWLIGDEQDTTVREKTHCAYDRIIVHGREIISSIVPGSAQPFNFKDNFHLTEEEALEVSDHFPVEVDLKPNHRYLLRNEL
- the dnase1l1l gene encoding deoxyribonuclease I-like 1-like isoform X1 yields the protein MRTAVLLFVAGLCVLNVTSALKICAFNVQSFGESKANNKKVMGILLKILSRCDLCLVQEVRDSKGAAIQALVKDLNGRFDKSHSYSYVESERLGRKTYKEQYVYIYRNNVLTVKEHYQYPKPEGEGTNETDVFSREPFIVRFHSPTTLVKDVVLIGQHTCPRNAMKEINELYSVFKGIYKKWKTDNVIILGDLNAGCSYVTIKGWRAVRLRSDPTFRWLIGDEQDTTVREKTHCAYDRIIVHGREIISSIVPGSAQPFNFKDNFHLTEEEALEVSDHFPVEVDLKPNHRYLLRNEL